A portion of the Flavobacterium limnophilum genome contains these proteins:
- a CDS encoding lipocalin family protein: MKIKSILFALALSVGLFATSCNSNDENEGDTLAPLVGKWGIVKVGTNINGVETLADPPQNTSGCDHDFINLKIDNTMTSGDYSSIVSPCALTTTSGTYSKGDSKVTIVLNGVTTTYDIVNLTLSELKLKNGNNIWVYIR; this comes from the coding sequence ATGAAAATTAAAAGCATTTTATTTGCATTAGCGTTAAGTGTCGGATTATTTGCAACCTCTTGTAATTCTAATGATGAAAACGAAGGAGATACATTAGCTCCTTTAGTAGGGAAATGGGGTATTGTCAAAGTGGGCACCAATATTAACGGTGTAGAAACATTGGCTGATCCGCCACAAAACACAAGTGGCTGTGACCATGATTTTATTAATCTAAAGATTGATAATACAATGACTTCAGGAGATTATAGTTCTATTGTTAGTCCTTGTGCGCTCACAACTACTTCAGGAACTTATTCCAAAGGCGATAGTAAAGTAACAATTGTTCTAAATGGTGTAACCACTACTTACGACATTGTTAATCTTACGCTTAGTGAATTAAAGTTGAAAAATGGGAACAATATCTGGGTTTACATCAGATAA
- the metG gene encoding methionine--tRNA ligase has protein sequence MLQNPKRYTITAALPYTNGPIHIGHLAGVYVPSDIYSRYLRLQGRDVLFVCGSDEHGVAISMKAKKEGVTPQEVIDKYDGIIRKSFSDFGISFDNYSRTSAKVHHETASEFFRTLYDKGDFIEEVTEQLYDAKADQFLADRFVVGTCPKCGNEEAYGDQCEKCGSTLNATDLINPKSTITGETPILKSTKHWFLPLDRYEDFLKEWILVGHKNDWKPNVYGQVKSWIDGGLEPRAVTRDLDWGIDVPVEGAEGKKLYVWFDAPIGYISSSKEWAAREGKDWKPYWKDEDTKLVHFIGKDNIVFHCIIFPAMLKAEGSYILPDNVPANEFLNLEGNKLSTSKNWAVWLHEYLEEFPNQQDVLRYALTSNAPETKDNDFTWKDFQARNNNELVAIFGNFINRVVVLTNKYYEGIVPSPKELSEVDEQTLAELKAYPAVISSSIERYRFREALGELMNVARLGNKYLADEEPWKMVKTDPARVQTQMYVALQIAAALSSLCEPFLPFTATKLSRILKIENKIDWKTVADNSDLIPAGHQIGEAELLFAKIEDEEIQKQIDKLEATKTANYAENKVAEPQKELIQFEDFAKMDLRVGTILEAEKMPKANKLLILKVDTGIDVRTIVSGIAESFKPEDIIGKRVTVLVNLAPRNLRGVESQGMILMTNNAEGKLVFVNPDADGVANGETIN, from the coding sequence ATGTTACAGAATCCAAAAAGATATACCATTACGGCGGCATTGCCTTATACAAACGGACCCATTCATATTGGGCATTTGGCGGGTGTTTACGTGCCTTCGGATATTTATTCTCGTTATTTAAGATTGCAAGGAAGAGACGTTTTGTTTGTGTGCGGAAGCGACGAACACGGCGTGGCGATTTCGATGAAAGCCAAGAAAGAAGGCGTTACTCCGCAGGAAGTAATCGACAAATACGATGGAATTATCCGGAAATCATTCTCGGATTTTGGAATTTCGTTTGATAATTATTCCAGAACTTCGGCGAAAGTTCATCACGAAACGGCTTCGGAATTTTTTAGAACCTTGTATGATAAAGGTGATTTTATCGAGGAAGTGACCGAACAATTGTATGATGCGAAAGCAGATCAGTTTTTGGCAGACCGTTTTGTGGTGGGAACTTGCCCAAAATGTGGTAACGAAGAAGCCTATGGCGACCAATGCGAAAAATGTGGTTCGACTTTAAATGCTACGGATTTGATTAATCCAAAATCGACTATTACGGGAGAAACTCCTATTTTGAAATCGACAAAACACTGGTTTTTGCCTTTGGATCGTTATGAAGATTTCTTGAAAGAGTGGATTCTCGTTGGACATAAAAATGACTGGAAACCCAATGTTTACGGACAAGTAAAATCTTGGATTGACGGTGGACTGGAACCTCGCGCAGTAACTCGTGACCTCGATTGGGGAATTGATGTTCCTGTGGAAGGTGCCGAAGGAAAAAAATTATATGTTTGGTTTGATGCGCCGATTGGCTACATTTCTTCTTCGAAAGAATGGGCTGCGAGAGAAGGAAAAGATTGGAAACCTTATTGGAAAGATGAAGACACAAAATTGGTTCACTTTATAGGGAAAGACAATATTGTTTTCCATTGCATCATTTTCCCGGCAATGTTGAAAGCCGAAGGAAGCTATATTTTGCCAGACAATGTTCCTGCGAATGAGTTCTTGAATTTAGAAGGAAACAAACTTTCTACATCTAAAAACTGGGCCGTTTGGTTGCACGAATACTTGGAAGAATTTCCGAATCAACAAGATGTTTTGCGTTATGCTTTGACATCGAATGCACCAGAAACGAAGGACAATGATTTTACTTGGAAAGATTTTCAAGCAAGAAACAATAATGAATTAGTAGCGATTTTTGGAAACTTCATCAATCGTGTGGTGGTTTTGACCAATAAATATTACGAAGGAATTGTCCCAAGTCCAAAGGAACTTTCGGAAGTAGATGAACAAACTTTAGCGGAATTAAAGGCTTATCCAGCCGTGATTTCGAGTTCTATCGAACGTTATAGATTCCGTGAAGCTTTGGGCGAATTGATGAACGTTGCCCGATTGGGAAATAAATACCTTGCCGACGAAGAGCCTTGGAAAATGGTGAAAACCGATCCAGCTCGTGTGCAAACCCAAATGTATGTGGCTTTGCAAATTGCTGCCGCTTTGAGTTCACTTTGTGAGCCTTTCTTGCCATTTACTGCTACAAAACTTTCAAGAATTCTGAAAATTGAAAATAAAATTGACTGGAAAACAGTTGCTGACAATTCCGATTTAATTCCTGCAGGACACCAAATTGGCGAAGCCGAATTGCTTTTTGCCAAAATTGAAGACGAAGAAATCCAAAAACAAATCGACAAATTGGAAGCTACAAAAACTGCCAATTACGCTGAAAATAAAGTAGCAGAACCTCAAAAAGAATTAATTCAGTTTGAGGATTTTGCCAAAATGGATTTGCGTGTCGGAACCATTCTAGAAGCAGAAAAAATGCCGAAAGCCAACAAATTGTTGATTCTAAAAGTTGATACTGGAATTGACGTTCGCACCATTGTTTCTGGAATTGCCGAGAGTTTCAAACCGGAAGACATCATCGGAAAGCGAGTAACAGTTTTAGTAAACTTGGCACCAAGAAACCTTCGTGGTGTGGAAAGCCAAGGAATGATTTTGATGACTAACAATGCCGAAGGCAAACTGGTTTTCGTGAACCCGGATGCTGATGGGGTTGCGAATGGTGAGACGATAAATTAA
- a CDS encoding HAD family hydrolase, with protein MNLKVIAFDADDTLFVNEPYFQETEQKFCGLMEDYLSHQGISQELFRIEIANLKIYGYGIKAYILSMIEAAMKISNNTIPVEVIEKIIEYGKELLEKPIELLDGVEETLQALHGKYKLVVATKGDLLDQRRKLHNSGLGKYFHHIEVMSDKQEVDYTDLLKRLEIQPNEFFMIGNSLKSDVLPVLAIGGYAVHIPFHTTWAHEKIDHKVIHEKFFTFDKITDVLKKINT; from the coding sequence ATGAACCTAAAAGTAATTGCTTTCGACGCCGATGATACCTTATTCGTGAACGAGCCATATTTTCAGGAAACAGAACAAAAGTTCTGTGGCTTGATGGAGGATTATTTGTCGCATCAAGGAATTTCGCAAGAACTCTTTAGGATTGAAATAGCCAACTTGAAAATCTATGGTTACGGCATCAAAGCCTATATTCTTTCGATGATCGAGGCAGCGATGAAAATATCGAACAATACCATTCCAGTTGAAGTCATCGAAAAAATCATTGAATACGGTAAAGAATTACTCGAAAAACCTATTGAGTTATTAGACGGTGTTGAAGAAACTCTACAGGCTTTACACGGAAAATACAAATTAGTGGTTGCCACCAAAGGAGATTTACTGGACCAACGTAGAAAATTGCATAATTCAGGTTTAGGCAAATATTTCCATCACATTGAAGTGATGTCTGACAAACAAGAAGTGGATTATACCGACTTATTAAAACGTTTGGAGATTCAACCTAATGAATTCTTTATGATTGGTAATTCCTTAAAATCGGATGTTTTGCCGGTTTTGGCCATTGGCGGTTATGCTGTTCACATTCCATTTCACACTACTTGGGCACATGAAAAAATTGACCATAAAGTAATACACGAAAAATTTTTTACATTTGATAAAATAACTGATGTACTCAAAAAAATAAATACTTAA